In Macadamia integrifolia cultivar HAES 741 chromosome 5, SCU_Mint_v3, whole genome shotgun sequence, a single window of DNA contains:
- the LOC122079087 gene encoding glutamate receptor 2.7-like, whose translation METWQEAALVAEVGNRAQVPIFSFATTSIAASLTSKQWPFLVRMNNNETIQMKCVAAIVGAYKWRNVITIYEDDTYGSNSGVVMLLSDALRDVGSQIEYRMVFPPISSLSDPQDEILPELGKLNSKQSRVFILVQPSLSFAAHLFREARRIGLMGRDSVWITTNTIASVLDSFNSSVISSMQGVLGIKTYFPETSLSFKDFNSKFRKIFHSKYPEEEHFEPGIYAVRAHDAISTLTRAMNNSTNTSKILLDKILSSNFTGLSGEIQFEDGELSNSPVFRIVNVAGKSYKELDFWTPECGFSESPGDHQCNGTNYNMEGLSGPVDWPGGLQRVPRGWVLPSDLKTMKIGVPGIPVFEEFVKVEENKSPNLPPLVTGFCVNVFEEAVKILRQTKYSISYEFVAFNGSYDDLILKVYNKEFDAVIGDITILASRSDKVEFTQPYTESGLTLIVPVKKETRAWMFMKPFTTTMWLVTGLVLVYTMLVVWFVEHQSNPDFRGPWKDQLSTALWFTFSTLFFAHREKLHSNFTRFVMVIWLFVVLVLTSSYTASLTSMLTVQRLEPTVSDIEYLKRSNSIVGCDSDSFVKKYLEDVLGFNQENIKTIPSKDNYAAEFEQGNIVAAFLELPGEKVFLSKYCNRYTTATETIHRFGGWGFVFPLGSALATDFSKAILELLENGNITKLEEDWLGGDAKCSKLGTEVDNESLGLDSFWGLFVLTASTSTIAFLLFLINLWRKYLQLQRLSRGNMSSSNGSRWHRVRTLLHQKGQHHLSVGTPASARIANIEDWVSVPPDCEYLSEYNNQGYHQASRIAEIEMRNTSTADL comes from the exons ATGGAGACATGGCAAGAGGCTGCGTTAGTGGCTGAAGTAGGAAATCGAGCACAAGTACCCATATTTTCCTTCGCAACCACTTCTATCGCCGCGTCATTGACGAGCAAGCAATGGCCTTTCTTGGTTAGGATGAACAACAATGAAACGATACAGATGAAATGTGTGGCTGCCATTGTTGGTGCTTACAAGTGGAGGAATGTGATTACAATCTATGAAGATGATACTTATGGAAGCAATTCTGGAGTAGTCATGCTTCTCTCTGATGCTCTTCGAGATGTGGGCTCTCAGATTGAGTACCGAATGGTTTTTCCACCCATATCTTCACTTTCAGATCCCCAAGATGAAATTTTACCAGAACTGGGAAAGCTAAACAGTAAGCAGTCTAGAGTCTTCATTCTTGTTCAACCCTCACTGTCATTTGCTGCCCATCTGTTCAGAGAAGCCAGAAGAATTGGACTGATGGGTAGAGATTCTGTTTGGATAACTACAAATACAATTGCTAGTGTCCTTGATTCCTTTAACTCCTCTGTCATCTCCTCCATGCAAGGTGTTTTAGGAATTAAGACTTACTTCCCTGAAACTAGCTTGTCCTTCAAagatttcaattctaaattcaggaaaattttccattctaaGTATCCAGAAGAAGAGCACTTCGAGCCTGGAATCTACGCAGTCCGAGCACATGATGCCATTTCTACTCTAACTCGTGCAATGAATAACAGTACTAATACATCTAAAATATTGTTAGACAAAATATTGTCAAGCAACTTCACTGGATTAAGCGGAGAAATTCAGTTCGAAGACGGAGAATTATCGAATTCTCCAGTTTTCAGAATTGTTAATGTGGCAGGAAAGAGTTACAAGGAGCTGGATTTCTGGACACCTGAGTGTGGTTTCTCAGAGAGTCCTGGTGACCATCAATGTAATGGCACCAATTATAACATGGAAGGATTGAGCGGACCAGTGGATTGGCCTGGAGGGCTACAGAGAGTACCACGAGGATGGGTATTGCCTAGTGATTTAAAGACCATGAAAATTGGTGTTCCAGGCATACCAGTGTTTGAGGAGTTCGTCAAAGTGGAAGAGAATAAGAGTCCAAATCTGCCACCATTGGTTACAGGTTTCTGTGTCAATGTTTTTGAAGAGGCTGTCAAGATTTTGAGGCAAACCAAGTATTCTATATCCTATGAATTTGTAGCATTCAATGGATCATACGACGATCTCATTTTGAAAGTCTATAACAAGGAATTTGATGCTGTGATTGGTGATATAACGATTCTGGCAAGCCGTTCCGATAAGGTAGAGTTCACTCAGCCCTACACAGAGTCAGGGCTGACATTGATAGTCCCTGTGAAGAAGGAAACTCGGGCTTGGATGTTCATGAAGCCCTTCACAACAACTATGTGGCTAGTGACTGGTTTAGTCTTGGTCTACACCATGTTGGTGGTCTGGTTCGTGGAACATCAATCAAATCCAGACTTCAGAGGTCCATGGAAAGATCAACTAAGCACTGCCTTGTGGTTCACCTTCTCAACTCTCTTCTTTGCCCACA GGGAGAAACTTCATAGCAACTTCACTAGATTTGTAATGGTAATATGGTTGTTTGTGGTGTTAGTCTTGACCTCTAGCTACACTGCAAGTCTCACCTCTATGCTCACAGTCCAACGACTTGAACCTACTGTGTCCGACATCGAATATTTGAAGAGGAGTAATTCAATTGTAGGGTGTGATAGTGATTCATTCGTTAAGAAATACTTGGAGGATGTACTTGGATTCAACCAGGAAAACATCAAGACTATTCCAAGTAAAGACAACTATGCTGCTGAATTTGAACAAGGCAACATCGTGGCCGCTTTCCTGGAGCTCCCTGGTGAAAAGGTGTTcctctccaaatattgtaataGATATACCACTGCTACTGAAACAATCCATAGATTTGGAGGATGGGGCTTT GTCTTTCCATTGGGTTCGGCTCTTGCTACAGACTTTTCCAAAGCCATTCTAGAACTATTGGAGAATGGAAATATTACAAAATTGGAAGAAGATTGGTTGGGTGGAGATGCTAAATGCTCAAAATTAGGAACTGAAGTTGACAATGAGAGCTTGGGCCTTGATAGCTTCTGGGGACTTTTTGTTCTTACTGCTAGCACATCTACCATTGCCTTTCTACTCTTTCTCATCAACCTATGGAGGAAATATCTACAGTTACAAAGGTTGAGCAGAGGCAACATGTCCTCAAGTAATGGAAGTCGGTGGCATCGGGTGAGAACATTGTTACACCAGAAAGGCCAGCATCACCTTTCAGTGGGAACTCCAGCTTCTGCAAGAATAGCAAACATTGAGGATTGGGTTTCTGTTCCTCCAGATTGTGAGTATCTGAGTGAATACAACAATCAGGGGTATCATCAAGCTTCACGAATAGCTGAAATTGAAATGCGGAATACATCCACTGCTGATTTATAG